A part of Stegostoma tigrinum isolate sSteTig4 chromosome 6, sSteTig4.hap1, whole genome shotgun sequence genomic DNA contains:
- the LOC132209783 gene encoding putative uncharacterized protein DDB_G0271982 — translation EREREPETESESESESESARARERERARERESERARERE, via the exons gagcgagagcgagagccagagacagagagcgagagcgagagcgagagc gagagcgcgagagcgcgagagcgcgagagagcgagagagcgagagagcgagagagcgagagagcgagag